One Miscanthus floridulus cultivar M001 chromosome 11, ASM1932011v1, whole genome shotgun sequence DNA window includes the following coding sequences:
- the LOC136494028 gene encoding probable arabinosyltransferase ARAD1 has translation MKRLPVLVVPVLLLLVSLSFFLLRPTTPPVLSSRQAFEPDRRLRVYVADLPRALNYGLLDRYWSLHAADSRIQASSDPDHPTPHDHPPYPVNPLIKQYSAEYWLLTSLRAAATATAAVRVVADWREADVVFVPFFATLSAEMELGWGTKGAFRKKDGNEDYRRQREIVDRVTSHPAWRRSGGRDHIFVLTDPVAMWHVRAEIAPAILLVVDFGGWYKLDSKPASRNSSRMIQHTQVSLLKDVIVPYTHLLPTLLLSENKDRPTLLYFKGAKHRHRGGLVREKLWDLLGNEPDVIMEEGFPNATGREQSIKGMRTSEFCLHPAGDTPTSCRLFDAIASLCIPVIVSDEVELPFEGIIDYTEFSIFVSVSNAMRPEWLTSYLRDISKQQKDEFRRNLARVQPIFEYDTSYSISRGSTSIDGAVTHIWKKIHQKLPMIQEAIIREKRKPDGTSIPLRCHCT, from the exons ATGAAGCGGCTCCCCGTCCTGGTCGTCCCCGTCCTCCTGCTCCTCgtctccctctccttcttcctcttgcgGCCTACCACCCCGCCGGTCCTCAGCTCGCGGCAAGCTTTCGAACCCGATCGCCGTCTCAGGGTCTACGTCGCGGACCTTCCCCGCGCGCTCAACTACGGCCTGCTCGACCGCTACTGGTCCCTCCACGCCGCGGACTCCCGCATCCAGGCCTCGTCCGACCCAGACCACCCGACCCCGCACGACCACCCGCCATACCCCGTGAACCCCCTCATCAAGCAGTACAGCGCCGAGTATTGGCTCCTCACCTCCCtccgcgcggcggcgacggcgacggccgcCGTGAGGGTCGTCGCGGACTGGAGGGAAGCCGATGTCGTCTTCGTCCCCTTTTTCGCCACGCTGTCCGCGGAGATGGAGCTCGGGTGGGGAACCAAAGGCGCCTTCCGCAAGAAGGACGGCAACGAAGACTACCGGCGGCAGCGGGAGATCGTCGACCGCGTCACCTCCCACCCTGCGTGGCGCAGGTCCGGCGGCCGCGACCACATCTTCGTCCTGACAG ACCCTGTGGCTATGTGGCACGTTCGCGCCGAGATAGCTCCTGCAATTCTTTTGGTGGTTGATTTTGGAGGATGGTATAAACTTGATTCAAAGCCTGCAAGCAGAAACTCGTCTCGTATGATACAGCACACTCAAGTGTCATTGCTTAAGGATGTTATTGTGCCTTACACGCATTTGCTTCCGACACTCCTCTTATCAGAAAATAAAGATCGTCCCACCCTTCTCTACTTCAAGGGTGCGAAGCATAGGCATCGG GGTGGTTTAGTGCGAGAAAAATTATGGGATTTGCTAGGTAATGAGCCTGATGTTATCATGGAAGAAGGCTTCCCTAATGCCACCGGACGTGAACAATCAATAAAAGGGATGCGGACATCGGAATTTTGCTTGCACCCAGCTGGTGACACCCCAACTTCATGTCGCCTCTTTGATGCTATTGCCAGTCTTTGCATACCAGTCATTGTTAGCGATGAGGTTGAGCTCCCTTTCGAAGGGATAATAGACTACACAGAATTCTCCATTTTTGTGTCAGTTAGTAACGCTATGAGACCGGAATGGCTAACAAGCTACTTGAGGGATATTTCCAAGCAACAGAAGGATGAGTTCCGAAGAAACCTGGCTCGTGTCCAACCTATCTTTGAGTATGACACCAGTTACTCAATCAGCAGGGGCTCTACCTCTATTGATGGTGCTGTGACTCACATATGGAAGAAGATTCATCAGAAACTGCCAATGATTCAGGAGGCAATCATCAGAGAGAAGCGGAAGCCTGATGGCACATCAATCCCGCTCCGGTGTCATTGTACATGA